A single Vulcanisaeta distributa DSM 14429 DNA region contains:
- a CDS encoding 30S ribosomal protein S3 — MSQAQRRIPVYKKILQDKIKEWMIKEFLNYRLAKQGYVDSDVLKTPLGTRIIVYAERPNRIIGRKGVIVKELTELLSKKLEVENPIIDVTPIQNPELNPKIIANRIAWAMTKGVKFRRAGMIAIRQIMDGGAKGAEVTISGKLTSERSRFEKYIYGTIYKNGFDSRTKVQRFVGQVLLKPGLYGIEVRITPPIRFSDEFQIKPPSREVAAEAQAQQVQGGEGGEQAET; from the coding sequence ATGAGTCAAGCGCAGAGGAGGATCCCAGTATACAAGAAGATATTGCAGGATAAGATTAAGGAGTGGATGATCAAGGAATTTCTAAACTACAGACTGGCTAAGCAGGGGTACGTGGACTCTGACGTACTAAAGACGCCGCTTGGTACGAGGATAATAGTTTATGCCGAGAGGCCTAATAGGATTATTGGTAGGAAGGGTGTAATAGTCAAGGAATTAACAGAACTACTTAGTAAGAAGCTTGAGGTTGAGAACCCAATAATCGACGTAACCCCAATACAGAACCCAGAGCTTAACCCCAAGATCATTGCCAACAGGATTGCCTGGGCAATGACTAAGGGCGTTAAGTTTAGGAGGGCTGGCATGATAGCCATTAGGCAGATAATGGATGGTGGCGCGAAGGGGGCGGAGGTCACGATTAGTGGTAAGTTAACGAGTGAGAGGTCGAGGTTTGAGAAGTACATATACGGTACTATTTACAAGAATGGATTTGATTCGAGGACTAAGGTTCAGAGGTTCGTGGGTCAGGTATTACTGAAGCCGGGTCTTTATGGCATTGAGGTTAGGATAACACCACCAATTAGGTTTAGTGATGAGTTCCAGATAAAACCACCGAGCAGGGAGGTTGCTGCCGAGGCCCAGGCACAGCAGGTCCAGGGTGGTGAGGGTGGCGAGCAGGCAGAGACTTAA
- the rpmC gene encoding 50S ribosomal protein L29, producing the protein MKPEDRAKLLNDLRNELLKLQTQRERGTLDNPGRVRAIRRAIARVLTIMNEEARKAVKAGE; encoded by the coding sequence ATGAAGCCTGAGGATAGGGCAAAACTACTCAATGACCTTAGGAATGAGTTGCTTAAGTTGCAGACGCAGAGGGAGCGTGGCACCCTGGATAATCCTGGTAGGGTTAGGGCTATTAGGAGGGCTATTGCCAGGGTATTAACAATAATGAATGAGGAGGCTAGAAAGGCCGTTAAGGCAGGTGAATGA
- a CDS encoding ribonuclease P protein subunit, with amino-acid sequence MSKPLLFKFIETVNCRNKSLNGVSGIVIDETAKTVKVLTLTGSIKVIIKEDCWFYVNINNCTYLVNGRKLILKGGKGKFLNS; translated from the coding sequence ATGAGTAAGCCATTATTATTTAAGTTCATAGAAACCGTTAATTGTAGAAATAAGTCCTTGAATGGCGTCAGTGGTATAGTCATTGATGAGACGGCTAAGACGGTTAAGGTTCTTACCTTAACTGGCTCTATTAAGGTTATTATTAAGGAGGATTGTTGGTTTTATGTGAACATTAATAACTGTACATACCTGGTTAATGGACGTAAGCTAATTCTTAAGGGAGGGAAAGGAAAATTTTTAAATTCGTAA
- a CDS encoding V-type ATP synthase subunit E: MSEQELTERLINGIITRLENEINEWSNNVRLRAEAELLDGVKAIIDKYSGTLENIDKELNMEREYRLYNEMMREKREKLSILEEAYAEVVRRIKERISSMRGTDDYKKFLKNSILWAMSIIGSRELTITVSKADKDVAEELVSELGLNSTVNTTEEDLLGAIISSADGSIRVDATLDSRLRLMEHQIKTLLAHLAS, translated from the coding sequence GTGTCTGAACAGGAACTAACTGAGCGATTAATTAATGGTATCATTACCCGACTTGAGAATGAGATTAATGAGTGGAGTAACAATGTTAGGCTCAGGGCCGAGGCTGAGCTCCTTGATGGTGTTAAGGCAATAATTGACAAGTACTCGGGCACTCTTGAGAATATTGATAAGGAGTTGAATATGGAGAGGGAGTATAGGCTTTATAACGAGATGATGAGGGAGAAGAGGGAGAAATTGAGCATCCTTGAGGAGGCCTATGCGGAGGTTGTTAGGAGGATTAAGGAGAGGATTAGTTCCATGAGGGGCACCGATGATTATAAGAAGTTCCTTAAGAACTCGATTCTATGGGCTATGTCAATAATTGGTTCAAGGGAATTAACAATAACGGTAAGTAAAGCCGATAAGGATGTCGCTGAGGAATTGGTATCAGAGCTCGGACTTAATTCAACTGTAAATACCACGGAAGAGGATTTACTAGGTGCCATCATTTCCTCGGCTGATGGGTCCATAAGAGTTGATGCAACTCTTGATTCCAGGCTTAGGCTTATGGAGCATCAAATAAAGACCTTACTGGCGCATTTGGCTTCGTAG
- a CDS encoding V-type ATP synthase subunit A: MSSDKGRIVYISGPVVKAELPGALLYELVFVGELGLFGEVVRIQGDMAFIQVYEETTGLKPGEPVVRTGEPLSAWLGPGILNRVYDGVQRPLPLIFDLTKRPFVARGINYEKAPPLDFKKKWKWIPKVKVGDEVEVGDILGVVPETPLVEHRVLYPPIYRVGGVVKYVAPEGEYTIDDVIAEVETKEGTVKVKMWHKWPVRRPRPFKEKLPPIEPLITGIRTIDTLFPIAIGGAAAIPGPFGSGKTVTIRTLAMYSEARLVFPVLCGERGNEAADALQGLLKLVDPNTGRPLMERTTIIVNTSNMPVAAREASIYMGVTIAEYFRDQGYDAFLMADSTSRWAEAMREVALRIGEMPSEEGFPAYLPTRLAEFYERAGRVVTLGKGNRLGSVTIAASVSPPGGDFTEPVTSHTLRFIGAFWPLDAKLAYSRHYPAINWLMGFSRYVDTVAEWYQKNVAPDWRELRDEAVRILTREAELQEVVRILGTEALSEQEKHLLNAAFLIREGFLKQDAYHPVDVKSLPPKQYWLLRLIITFYRKGLEAINRGVPASALRELDVVKRLARLRMEVRNEEYKKLVDYEQELISAIENLVKQYETQRVTATA; encoded by the coding sequence GTGTCATCAGACAAGGGTAGGATTGTCTACATAAGTGGACCTGTGGTTAAGGCTGAATTACCTGGTGCATTACTTTACGAGTTAGTCTTTGTTGGGGAACTTGGTCTCTTTGGTGAGGTCGTTAGGATTCAGGGCGATATGGCATTCATACAGGTTTACGAGGAGACAACGGGATTAAAACCTGGTGAACCCGTTGTCAGAACTGGCGAACCACTTAGTGCCTGGCTAGGGCCTGGCATACTTAATAGGGTTTATGATGGTGTTCAAAGGCCATTACCATTAATATTTGATCTAACGAAGAGACCCTTCGTCGCCAGGGGTATTAATTACGAGAAGGCACCACCACTGGACTTCAAGAAGAAGTGGAAGTGGATACCGAAGGTTAAGGTTGGTGATGAGGTTGAGGTTGGCGACATACTCGGCGTCGTCCCAGAAACACCATTGGTTGAGCATAGGGTCCTCTACCCACCAATATATAGGGTTGGCGGTGTTGTTAAGTACGTAGCTCCTGAGGGTGAGTACACAATAGATGATGTGATTGCGGAGGTGGAGACTAAGGAGGGCACTGTAAAGGTTAAGATGTGGCATAAATGGCCCGTAAGAAGGCCAAGGCCATTCAAGGAGAAGCTACCGCCTATCGAGCCCTTGATAACGGGTATTAGGACCATAGACACCTTATTCCCAATAGCCATCGGCGGCGCGGCCGCTATACCTGGGCCATTTGGCAGTGGTAAGACGGTAACAATAAGGACCCTGGCAATGTATAGCGAGGCCAGATTAGTATTCCCTGTGCTTTGTGGTGAGCGTGGTAATGAGGCTGCTGATGCACTGCAGGGATTGCTTAAGCTCGTTGACCCAAACACTGGTAGGCCTTTGATGGAGAGGACCACGATTATTGTGAATACCTCAAACATGCCCGTGGCGGCTAGGGAAGCAAGTATTTACATGGGTGTCACCATAGCTGAGTACTTCAGGGATCAGGGCTATGACGCATTCCTAATGGCTGACTCAACAAGTAGGTGGGCTGAGGCAATGAGGGAGGTTGCCCTGAGGATTGGTGAGATGCCCAGTGAGGAGGGATTCCCGGCGTACCTACCGACTAGGTTGGCTGAGTTCTACGAGAGGGCTGGCAGGGTAGTAACCCTTGGCAAGGGTAATAGGCTTGGCTCAGTCACTATCGCTGCATCAGTGTCGCCACCAGGTGGTGACTTTACTGAACCCGTGACGAGCCACACACTTAGGTTCATAGGTGCCTTCTGGCCGTTAGACGCCAAGCTAGCCTACTCAAGGCATTACCCAGCCATTAATTGGCTAATGGGCTTTAGTAGGTATGTGGATACGGTGGCTGAGTGGTACCAGAAGAATGTTGCGCCTGACTGGAGGGAGCTTAGGGATGAGGCCGTTAGGATACTGACTAGGGAGGCTGAGCTTCAGGAGGTTGTTAGGATACTCGGCACCGAGGCACTTAGCGAGCAGGAGAAGCACCTACTAAACGCGGCATTCCTGATTAGGGAGGGCTTCCTAAAGCAGGATGCGTACCACCCAGTCGATGTTAAGTCATTACCACCCAAGCAGTATTGGTTGTTGAGGTTAATCATAACGTTCTATAGGAAGGGCCTTGAGGCGATAAACCGCGGAGTGCCTGCCTCGGCACTTAGGGAGTTGGACGTGGTTAAGAGACTGGCTAGGCTTAGGATGGAGGTTAGGAATGAGGAGTATAAGAAGTTGGTTGATTACGAGCAGGAGTTGATAAGCGCCATTGAAAACCTGGTTAAGCAGTACGAGACCCAGAGGGTAACGGCTACGGCTTAG
- the cysS gene encoding cysteine--tRNA ligase translates to MIVYNTASKNLEKITLLRPGLARIYVCGLTPYDSMHVGHARTFVFYDIFRRYLEYLGVEVRFVTNFTDIDDKIINRARQEFGGELINRWYEVPSRYIKEFFDAMDRLYVKRAYAYPKVTENINDMLKWIQELVSKNLAYVSPDGSVYFDITKVPRYGEFSGQKIEDLIAGARVEPEPGKRNPLDFALWKSWSEGEPWWNSPWSPGRPGWHLECVVMSSKYLGVPFDIHGGGQDLIFPHHENEIAIARVYFGIDYFARYWIHVGLVTIRGQKMSKSLGNIIPIMEVLRKYDGEVLRLYYAMTQYRKPMDFDPDALDQVRNSLMSVYAAYDMLTEAINEAPDTGDRDNELLSKVNEFVNSFEESLNNDINTSGAVAALMDFARYIASTVIYNTQHYSRNALTNALTAFSDLANILGILNRTRLPPSLVSLIDTLIRIRAQLRARKMFDVADEIRNELSKLGVVVSDVGNKTYWYIDRDKITQWH, encoded by the coding sequence ATAATAGTCTACAACACGGCATCAAAGAACCTCGAGAAGATAACCCTCCTACGCCCTGGCCTGGCTAGGATTTACGTCTGTGGATTGACGCCTTACGACTCAATGCATGTTGGTCATGCAAGGACGTTCGTGTTCTACGACATATTCAGAAGATACCTAGAGTACCTGGGTGTTGAGGTTAGGTTTGTGACTAACTTCACCGACATTGACGACAAGATAATTAACAGGGCTAGGCAGGAGTTTGGGGGTGAATTGATTAATAGGTGGTATGAGGTACCCAGTAGGTACATTAAGGAGTTCTTTGATGCCATGGATAGGCTATACGTGAAGAGGGCGTACGCATACCCAAAGGTCACTGAGAACATAAACGACATGCTAAAGTGGATTCAGGAATTAGTAAGTAAGAACCTGGCCTACGTAAGCCCCGATGGCTCTGTTTACTTCGACATAACCAAGGTACCCAGGTACGGCGAATTCTCCGGGCAGAAAATCGAGGACTTAATAGCGGGTGCCAGGGTGGAGCCAGAACCAGGTAAGAGGAACCCGCTGGACTTCGCGCTTTGGAAGTCGTGGAGCGAAGGTGAGCCTTGGTGGAACAGTCCCTGGAGCCCTGGTAGGCCTGGCTGGCACTTGGAGTGCGTTGTCATGTCCAGTAAGTACCTCGGTGTACCCTTCGACATACATGGAGGTGGGCAAGACCTGATATTCCCACACCATGAGAATGAGATTGCCATCGCCAGGGTCTACTTCGGCATTGATTACTTCGCTAGGTACTGGATACACGTTGGTTTAGTGACAATCAGGGGGCAGAAGATGAGTAAGTCCCTTGGTAACATAATACCGATAATGGAGGTGTTGAGGAAGTACGATGGCGAAGTACTGAGGCTTTACTACGCCATGACCCAGTACAGGAAGCCCATGGACTTCGATCCAGACGCCCTGGACCAGGTTAGGAATTCACTAATGAGTGTGTACGCGGCCTATGACATGCTGACCGAGGCAATAAACGAAGCCCCAGACACCGGTGATAGGGATAATGAGTTATTAAGTAAAGTTAATGAGTTCGTTAACTCCTTCGAAGAGTCACTAAACAATGATATTAACACAAGCGGCGCGGTGGCGGCGCTAATGGACTTCGCGAGGTACATAGCATCCACGGTCATTTACAACACACAACACTACTCGAGAAACGCCTTAACCAATGCGTTAACAGCATTTAGCGATCTGGCAAACATACTCGGCATTCTAAATAGGACGAGACTACCACCATCGCTTGTGTCATTGATAGATACGTTAATAAGAATTAGGGCGCAACTAAGGGCTAGGAAAATGTTTGACGTAGCCGATGAAATCAGGAACGAACTTAGCAAACTGGGCGTTGTGGTGAGCGATGTCGGTAATAAGACGTATTGGTATATCGACAGAGACAAAATAACCCAATGGCATTAA